The following proteins come from a genomic window of Lolium rigidum isolate FL_2022 chromosome 5, APGP_CSIRO_Lrig_0.1, whole genome shotgun sequence:
- the LOC124651879 gene encoding osmotin-like protein, giving the protein MAAMAERLALAFLLAAAAVQAASAVNTTLTLHNLCPFTVYPLVTANGGLPSIADNKLQLDANGLAYFPIPPTSWSGRVVARTLCSSPTNCQTGMAPPVTVVQLVVHSAEAGAGADLATYSVSLTDGFNVGAAVSPQFVGGGQCPVLGCPVNLNDGCPADQRVIGNGGVVLACKGDYGYFKKRCPLTRVGGRDVEPVPQRCLAPRELKVVFCPTTI; this is encoded by the coding sequence ATGGCTGCCATGGCGGAGCGCCTCGCCCTCGCCTTCCTGCTCGCGGCGGCCGCCGTACAGGCGGCATCGGCGGTGAACACCACGCTGACGCTGCACAACCTCTGCCCGTTCACCGTGTACCCGCTGGTCACCGCCAACGGAGGCCTCCCCTCCATCGCCGACAACAAACTCCAGCTCGATGCGAACGGCCTCGCCTACTTCCCCATCCCGCCCACCTCCTGGTCCGGGCGCGTGGTGGCGCGCACCCTCTGCTCGTCCCCGACGAACTGCCAGACGGGGATGGCGCCGCCGGTGACGGTGGTGCAGCTGGTCGTGCACTCGGCCGAGGCAGGGGCCGGGGCGGACCTGGCGACCTACAGCGTGAGCCTCACGGACGGGTTCAACGTGGGCGCGGCGGTGAGCCCGCAGTTCGTCGGCGGCGGGCAGTGCCCGGTGCTGGGCTGCCCGGTGAACCTCAACGACGGGTGCCCCGCGGACCAGCGCGTCATCGGCAACGGCGGCGTGGTGCTGGCGTGCAAGGGCGACTACGGCTACTTCAAGAAGCGGTGCCCGCTGACGCGGGTGGGCGGGAGAGACGTGGAGCCCGTCCCGCAGAGGTGCCTCGCGCCCCGCGAGCTCAAGGTCGTCTTCTGCCCGACCACCATCTGA